In Candidatus Nanopelagicales bacterium, the following proteins share a genomic window:
- a CDS encoding alpha-E domain-containing protein, with translation MLSRIAESFFWIGRYIERSEATARLLAEHHQLLIEDRTVPEDVACAILLDSLSLPSVPVHDAPGLVGAVIGSSQDASTIVGSIAAARENARSIRDQLSGEVFEALNATHIALSRGMVFAASPGVALQRVMERLLVVNGVVEWTMSRDEGYLFLSLGRSLERIDMTARLLGVRHDQLWPDSGPVATLRAAGALSAFLRTRDPMDGDSVRRYLVLDDTFPRSLRACAEQAELSVRGLERVGASDGGDLLREVGMLRSQLEYAVEPSPAEIDVLAGRSQLAALRASDCATRGFFHQAGTIVWSH, from the coding sequence ATGCTGAGTCGGATCGCGGAGTCCTTCTTCTGGATCGGTCGCTACATCGAACGTTCCGAGGCCACGGCTCGCCTGCTTGCGGAGCACCATCAGTTGTTGATCGAGGACCGCACAGTGCCCGAGGACGTAGCGTGCGCCATCCTGCTGGACTCGCTGTCACTTCCCAGCGTCCCTGTGCACGACGCTCCGGGGTTGGTCGGGGCCGTCATCGGCTCTTCTCAGGACGCTTCCACCATCGTCGGATCCATCGCAGCTGCGCGCGAGAACGCACGCAGCATCCGCGATCAGTTGTCCGGCGAGGTCTTCGAGGCGCTGAACGCCACACACATCGCGCTGAGCCGCGGCATGGTCTTCGCGGCCAGCCCCGGGGTCGCGCTGCAACGAGTGATGGAGCGTCTGCTCGTGGTCAACGGCGTGGTCGAGTGGACCATGTCGCGCGATGAGGGCTACCTGTTCCTCTCTTTGGGCCGATCCCTGGAACGCATCGACATGACGGCGCGGCTGCTCGGTGTGCGTCACGACCAGTTGTGGCCGGACAGCGGACCGGTCGCGACCCTGCGTGCCGCAGGAGCGTTGAGCGCTTTCCTGCGGACGCGCGATCCCATGGATGGCGATTCGGTGCGGCGGTATCTGGTGCTGGACGACACGTTCCCGCGATCACTGCGTGCCTGTGCTGAGCAGGCGGAGCTGTCCGTCCGGGGGCTCGAGCGGGTGGGCGCCAGTGATGGTGGCGACTTGTTGCGCGAAGTGGGCATGCTGCGGTCCCAATTGGAGTACGCGGTGGAGCCTTCCCCAGCTGAGATCGATGTGCTCGCCGGACGTTCCCAACTCGCCGCATTACGCGCCAGCGACTGCGCTACTCGCGGGTTCTTCCATCAGGCCGGCACCATCGTGTGGAGCCACTGA
- a CDS encoding circularly permuted type 2 ATP-grasp protein yields MSRVESDPPSAETPSAGTPSPGTPSAGVSSAGVSSAGVSSGGMPFDEMYDAEEHPRPTHAGLLRALERLGPEGMLERGRLRDAYLDQQGITFTLSGRERPLPLDLVPRILTAEDWARIEMGVKQRIRALEAFLADLYGPQEVLADGIVPRRLIVSSTHFHRAAAGFGPPNGVRIHVAGIDLIRDEQGAFRVLEDNLRNPSGVSYVLENRRALAHVLPEVFGGHRVRPVEEYPEQLLNALRAAAPRGVDEPVVVVLTPGVHNSAHYEHAFLARRMGVELVEGRDLYCRDGFLWMRTTSGPQRVHVVYRRIDDEYLDPLHFRFDSVLGVPGILNAARSGHVSIANAVGNGVADDKAVYPYVPDLIAYYLDESPILPNVDTFDLQDPDQRSFVLGRMDRMVLKPSDASGGVGLLIGTKASDEELEATREKVLEDPRGWIAQPVVTFSTAPTAVDDGFLGPRHVDLRPFAVNDGEDIFVLPGGLTRVALPEGSLVVNSSQGGGSKDTWVLEDDDAVPGRLAPRPVRRVRRTPTTGIARTHAPRPHDERHRQQEGQQQQQGGAPC; encoded by the coding sequence ATGAGTCGGGTCGAGTCGGACCCGCCGTCCGCCGAAACGCCCTCGGCAGGGACGCCCTCCCCAGGGACGCCGTCCGCCGGGGTGTCGTCCGCCGGGGTGTCGTCCGCCGGGGTGTCGTCCGGCGGGATGCCCTTCGACGAGATGTACGACGCCGAGGAACATCCGCGCCCGACTCACGCCGGGCTCTTGCGGGCACTGGAGCGACTGGGTCCGGAAGGCATGCTCGAACGCGGCCGGTTGCGCGACGCCTATCTGGATCAGCAGGGCATCACTTTCACCTTGTCCGGACGCGAACGTCCACTTCCGCTGGACCTGGTACCGCGCATCCTTACGGCCGAGGATTGGGCCCGGATCGAGATGGGCGTCAAGCAGCGCATTCGTGCGCTGGAGGCGTTCCTTGCCGACCTGTACGGACCTCAAGAGGTTCTCGCCGACGGCATCGTGCCGCGCCGCCTCATCGTCTCCAGCACGCACTTCCACCGTGCGGCCGCCGGCTTCGGCCCACCCAACGGGGTCCGTATCCACGTGGCGGGAATCGACCTGATCCGAGACGAACAGGGTGCGTTCCGCGTGCTCGAGGACAATCTGCGCAACCCGTCAGGCGTGTCCTACGTTCTGGAGAACCGGCGCGCCCTGGCGCACGTGCTGCCCGAGGTGTTCGGCGGTCACCGTGTGCGTCCGGTCGAGGAGTACCCGGAACAGTTGCTGAACGCGCTGCGAGCCGCCGCCCCACGCGGTGTCGACGAGCCCGTCGTCGTGGTGTTGACCCCCGGAGTGCACAACTCGGCGCACTATGAGCACGCGTTCCTGGCGCGACGCATGGGCGTCGAACTGGTCGAGGGGCGGGATCTGTACTGCCGGGACGGATTCTTGTGGATGCGCACGACCTCCGGGCCGCAGCGTGTCCACGTCGTCTACCGGCGTATCGACGACGAGTATCTGGACCCACTCCATTTCCGGTTCGACTCGGTGCTGGGAGTGCCGGGAATCCTGAACGCGGCCCGCTCCGGCCACGTGTCGATCGCCAACGCAGTGGGAAACGGTGTCGCGGATGACAAGGCCGTCTATCCGTATGTCCCCGACCTCATCGCGTACTACCTGGACGAGAGTCCGATCCTGCCCAACGTCGACACCTTCGACCTGCAGGACCCCGATCAGCGCTCATTCGTCCTGGGTCGGATGGACCGCATGGTGCTCAAGCCGTCCGACGCGTCCGGGGGAGTGGGACTGCTCATCGGCACCAAAGCGTCTGACGAGGAGTTGGAAGCCACTCGCGAGAAAGTCCTGGAGGATCCCCGGGGCTGGATCGCCCAGCCGGTCGTCACGTTCTCGACCGCGCCCACTGCGGTCGACGACGGTTTCCTCGGCCCTCGTCATGTGGACCTGCGACCGTTCGCCGTCAATGACGGCGAGGACATCTTCGTGCTTCCGGGCGGACTGACCCGGGTGGCCCTGCCCGAGGGCTCTCTGGTCGTGAACTCCAGTCAGGGCGGCGGCTCGAAGGACACGTGGGTCCTCGAAGATGACGATGCCGTTCCGGGGCGCCTGGCACCTCGACCTGTCCGACGGGTACGCCGGACCCCCACCACCGGCATCGCGCGCACGCATGCTCCCCGGCCCCACGACGAGCGCCACCGACAGCAGGAGGGCCAACAACAACAGCAAGGGGGAGCCCCATGCTGA
- a CDS encoding DNA adenine methylase, whose product MIKYLGSKRRLVPALTAIAAALSARSGVDLFTGTTRVARAWKQHGVHVTAVDSASYSHVLARCFIGTDAADIDHDEVQRVVAELNLLPGRDGYFTETFCRRSRFFQEHNGQRIDAIRDAIEDFRGTALHPVLLTSLLLAADRVDSTTGVQMAYLKHWAPRSFHDLHLEVPDLLPGPGTALRADATAVVDDLPSVDLAYLDPPYNHHRYESNYHIWTTLVAGDEPEHYGVACKRLDLRTDPHRSPFNRRREFAGALAGVVASLRANTVVVSYNDESWVDAHEIRQWLLGAGHQRAEVLTFDSARYVGARIGIHDPHGVKVGTVGRLRNHEMLVVAGSTDDVAAALDAARSHGGVVVALAHGR is encoded by the coding sequence ATGATCAAGTACCTCGGATCCAAGCGCAGACTTGTTCCTGCCCTGACTGCCATCGCCGCCGCCCTCTCGGCGCGATCGGGCGTGGATCTTTTCACCGGCACGACCCGGGTGGCACGGGCCTGGAAGCAGCATGGCGTCCATGTGACGGCCGTCGACTCCGCTTCCTACAGCCACGTGCTCGCCCGCTGCTTCATCGGCACCGACGCCGCCGACATCGATCATGACGAGGTTCAGCGAGTCGTCGCTGAACTCAACCTGCTGCCCGGCCGCGACGGGTACTTCACCGAGACTTTCTGTCGCCGATCGCGATTCTTCCAAGAGCACAACGGGCAGCGCATCGACGCGATCCGCGACGCGATCGAGGACTTTCGCGGTACCGCCCTGCATCCGGTGCTGTTGACGTCGTTGTTGCTGGCGGCCGACCGAGTGGACTCCACGACTGGTGTCCAGATGGCCTATCTCAAACATTGGGCACCGCGGTCGTTCCACGACCTCCACCTCGAGGTTCCGGACCTCTTACCCGGACCGGGCACCGCCCTGAGGGCCGATGCCACCGCCGTGGTCGACGACCTGCCGTCGGTCGACCTGGCCTACTTGGACCCGCCCTACAACCACCACCGGTACGAATCGAACTACCACATATGGACGACTCTCGTGGCCGGAGACGAGCCGGAGCACTACGGAGTGGCCTGCAAGCGCCTCGACCTGCGCACCGACCCCCACCGCAGCCCATTCAACCGTCGCCGGGAGTTCGCCGGAGCACTCGCCGGGGTTGTCGCGAGCCTGCGGGCAAACACGGTCGTCGTCTCCTATAACGACGAATCCTGGGTCGATGCCCACGAGATTCGACAATGGCTATTGGGGGCGGGGCACCAGCGCGCCGAGGTACTGACCTTCGATTCAGCCCGCTATGTGGGTGCTCGGATCGGTATTCACGATCCCCATGGGGTCAAGGTCGGCACCGTTGGGCGCCTGCGCAACCACGAGATGCTGGTCGTGGCCGGATCCACCGATGACGTCGCAGCGGCACTCGACGCAGCGCGCTCCCACGGAGGCGTGGTAGTCGCACTGGCCCACGGCAGATGA
- a CDS encoding galactokinase, with product MVTRNGQIDAAVEIFGPATEQPAIVVRSPGRVNLIGDHIDYSGGLVLPMALDRGTTAVFLPRTEPVVRGYSENFPDIGVVSARLGATGFDPDHEWFSYVLAVVDTAAGEGFTPTHGFDIYLTGNIPEGGGLSSSASVEMAVAVGLEAQFGFGLDAAGWAQLCQRAENSYIGVASGIMDQLAIAQGRAGNAILMNCASLECRYVPMPVDLCTVVIANTNHRRQLADSAYNERRAAVDRAFDVINAESERSFPDLVSVDLATLDRLEPALAEQDLLAAARHSITEHQRVIAAAEALAAGDLARVGALMRQSHESLRDDFRVTGPHLDALAEAAWATPGVIGARMTGAGFGGCTVNLIENSAVESASAEISRRYLAATGVAPELFAVTPSDGAAVR from the coding sequence GTGGTCACTCGTAACGGGCAGATCGACGCTGCGGTCGAGATCTTCGGGCCTGCGACGGAACAACCGGCGATTGTGGTGCGATCCCCGGGACGGGTGAATCTGATCGGTGACCACATCGACTACAGCGGGGGACTGGTGCTTCCGATGGCACTGGATCGCGGGACCACCGCGGTGTTCCTTCCCCGGACCGAGCCCGTGGTGCGCGGGTATTCCGAGAACTTCCCGGACATCGGGGTCGTGAGCGCGCGGCTGGGTGCGACCGGGTTCGATCCCGACCACGAGTGGTTCTCCTACGTGTTGGCTGTCGTGGACACGGCTGCAGGAGAAGGCTTCACACCCACTCACGGATTCGACATCTATCTCACGGGCAACATCCCCGAGGGTGGGGGCCTGTCCAGTTCCGCCAGTGTGGAGATGGCGGTGGCCGTCGGTCTTGAGGCGCAGTTCGGGTTCGGGCTCGATGCCGCGGGGTGGGCGCAGCTCTGCCAGCGCGCGGAGAACTCGTACATCGGGGTGGCGTCGGGGATCATGGATCAACTGGCGATCGCGCAGGGTCGAGCCGGCAACGCCATCCTCATGAACTGCGCGAGCCTGGAGTGCCGGTACGTTCCGATGCCGGTCGATCTTTGTACGGTGGTCATCGCCAACACCAACCACCGCAGGCAGTTGGCCGACTCCGCCTACAACGAGCGCCGCGCGGCCGTCGATCGAGCCTTCGACGTCATCAACGCCGAATCGGAGAGATCGTTCCCCGATCTGGTGTCTGTTGACCTGGCCACCCTCGACCGTCTGGAACCGGCGTTGGCCGAACAGGACCTCCTCGCCGCGGCGCGGCACAGCATTACTGAGCATCAGCGTGTCATCGCTGCGGCCGAAGCCTTGGCAGCAGGCGACCTCGCGCGGGTCGGCGCTCTCATGCGGCAGTCCCACGAATCCCTGCGCGATGACTTCCGTGTGACGGGTCCCCACCTGGATGCGCTCGCGGAGGCCGCGTGGGCGACTCCCGGAGTCATCGGCGCTCGCATGACGGGTGCCGGTTTCGGCGGCTGCACCGTCAATCTCATCGAGAACTCGGCGGTCGAGTCGGCTTCCGCCGAGATCTCGCGGCGCTACCTGGCGGCGACCGGTGTCGCCCCTGAACTGTTCGCGGTCACTCCATCAGACGGCGCAGCCGTGCGCTGA
- a CDS encoding lysophospholipid acyltransferase family protein, which translates to MLDITYPPIILSGYGFFRLLNLSFVTTGGENLPRTGGAVLASNHVSYLDFIFCGYAARPAHRLVRFMAKKSTFDHRISGPLMRSMHHIPVDRSAGSHAFDRAVDSLRQGEVVGVFPEATISQSFELKEFKTGAVRMAAAAGVPVVPMITFGGQRLWTKGHKRDLERGATVSLTLGPPLMFDPAEDADAATGRMRAAMVKLYDDTIERYPDKPAPGTWWWPARFGGGAPTPEQMRAQEAEERRSRERGG; encoded by the coding sequence GTGCTGGACATCACCTATCCGCCCATCATCCTGAGCGGCTACGGCTTCTTCCGTCTGCTCAATCTGAGCTTCGTCACGACCGGCGGCGAGAATCTCCCGCGCACGGGAGGTGCCGTGCTGGCGAGCAACCACGTCTCATACTTGGACTTCATCTTCTGCGGCTACGCTGCTCGACCCGCCCACCGTCTGGTCCGCTTCATGGCGAAGAAGTCCACCTTCGATCACCGCATCTCCGGACCCCTCATGAGATCGATGCATCACATCCCGGTCGACAGGTCGGCGGGGTCTCATGCGTTCGATCGTGCGGTCGATTCGCTACGGCAAGGTGAGGTGGTCGGAGTCTTCCCGGAGGCGACCATCAGCCAGTCCTTCGAACTCAAGGAGTTCAAGACGGGCGCGGTGCGAATGGCGGCCGCAGCTGGCGTGCCCGTCGTTCCGATGATCACGTTCGGCGGCCAGCGGTTGTGGACCAAGGGGCACAAACGCGACCTCGAACGCGGAGCCACCGTGTCCCTGACCCTGGGTCCGCCGTTGATGTTCGACCCGGCAGAGGATGCGGACGCCGCAACCGGGCGGATGCGAGCGGCGATGGTGAAGTTGTACGACGACACCATCGAGCGCTACCCGGACAAGCCGGCCCCCGGAACGTGGTGGTGGCCCGCTCGCTTCGGCGGGGGCGCTCCCACGCCCGAACAGATGCGGGCGCAAGAGGCGGAGGAGCGCCGCTCACGGGAAAGGGGCGGCTGA